CATATTCTTTGACAATCTCCAACAAGTAATCAAATTCTGAATAAAAAGGATTCTCACTGCCATGATGTATCATCCATGCAGCCAGGAACGACCCGCCCCTGCTGACAATATCAAGTATTCTCCCATCCGATCGTAACAGGTCAATCGCTCTTAATGTAACACCGGTATGAATAGTAACAAAATCCACACCATCCTTGACATGCAGTCGGACTGCATTGAACATGTCATCTTTTGTCATGTCAAGTACAGAAGAATGTTCACTGGCTGCCTGGTAAATGGGAACTGTACCTATAGGAACATCGATCTCTTTTAATATTTGCCTTCTGACGCTGTTTATGTCTTTTCCGGTTGATAGGTCCATTACAGTGTCGGCCCCGTTGAGGACAGAAGTCTTAGCTTTTAACAACTCTTCTTCAACATTTCCATGTTCCCGGGAAGTGCCGATATTGGCGTTTACCTTAGTGGAAACACATTCTCCTACTGCTTTTGGGGATATATGTTCTCTTAATACATTTTTTGGTATTACAACCCTGCCTTTTGCGATTAGATTAGCAAGCTTATGAGGCTCGATTCCTTCGATCTCACTAACTTTTGAAATGGTCGAAGTTATATTTTCTTTTTTTGCAGATTCTATTAACGTATCCTTCATAGTAATATTTGTTTATACCCTTTTGATTCAGGATAAAAGTTTGCTATGTGAAATCTTTTAGGGATTATACAACAAAACAATTAAGTAAATCTTTAAGAACATATAAACTAACTAACTAAGATTATTGGAGGTCTTTCCATAGCCAAAGAAATAAATGAAATAGCATTGGATGAAGATATCATCCCAGAGACCAAACCAGACACAAAAACCAAGGCCATTTATGCGATCCTGGGTAGTGGGGGTATGGGAAATTCAGTTGCCAAAGAATTAGAAGAGCGTAATGTTGGCCTTATTTTTATTGAAAAAGATACCAGCAAAGCAGAAACATTGAAAGAGCAGGGTTTTGATGTGGAAATCGGCGATATCAGCCAACCTCAGACTATAAAAATGCTTGACATCCCCAATCTTGAAGTGGCATTCATTTTAAGTTCTGATGGTGAAGCAAATTTCCAGGCCTTGACTAATCTTAAGAAACTCAAACCTGATGTGTATACAGTTGCACGAGCTATTGATCAGGCAAATAAAGAGCGTCTTGAAGCAGCTGGGATCGACTCTGCAATATTGCTTAACAAGGCAACAGCTCATTTCATGGTCCAGTCTGTGGAAAGGGCCGCGACTCTGAAAAAGACAAAACAGCTCCAAAAAGTTATCAGGGAATTGGGCGATAAAGAATTAGCCATTGTATTACACAATAATCCTGACCCGGATGCAATCTCAGGAGCTATGGCATTAAAAGAGATAGCTAAAAGTGTTGGCGTTAAATCAGAAATATTATATCACGGAAGGATCGGACATCAGGAAAATAAAGCATTTGTCAATCTTCTGGGTATTGATATGGAACGAATGGACCAATACAATCTTTCAAGGTTTTCAAAGATTGCCCTTTTTGAATGTGCAATACCCGGAGTTAATAATCTACTGCATCCAGGTACAAAAATAGATATTGTGATCGACCACCACCCGGTAAATGTCTCAGAAGTAAAAGCCGATTATATTGATATCCAACCCAATATCGGGGCCAGTGCCACGATAATGACGATCTATTTAAAAGAATTGAATCTTGAGATAAGTAGTGAGCTGGCCACTGCATTATTATACGGTATCAGGGTTGACACTGATGAATTCAAGAAAAATACCACACAGGAAGATATAGCTGCTGCAGCGTTCTTGTATCCTATGGTAAACCATAATATCCTAAGCCAGATCGAGACACCATCCATGTCTACAGAGACCCTTGATGTGATGGGGCATGCGATCAAGAACAGGCAGGTAATCGGTAGCTATCTCATCTCTAATGTAGGCCTTGTCCGGGATAGGGATGCACTACCCCAGGCAGCAGATTATTTATTGAACCTGGAAGGTATTACCACAACCATTATATTCGGACTCTCAGAAGACACCATTCATATATCTGGCAGAAGTAAGGATGTCAGAGTAAATATTGGGGAGGTCATGCGTGAAGCATTTGGAGAGGAGTATGGTGGGGGACATACAACAGCTGCTGGTGGCCAGATACCTCTGGGGGTATTTAGCGGAACCAGGGATAAACAGACCTTAATGAAATTAGCTGAAGAAGCTGTGGTAAAAAAGCTATTTACCGTTATGGGTGTGGAAGAAAAGGAAGAATAGTGTTCTTCCTTTTTCCAATATATTTCTATCTTTCAAATAGCTGTTTTAACTGGATCTTTATTGCTTCTACTTTTGCAGCTATAACTTCCGTAGTCAATGTACCAGTATAAATACTGTATATTATAGCTATGGCAGCAAATAATGCAATTATACCAAATACTAAACCGGTTATGGAACCTTCGCCTGCTACTTTGAAAGTTCCTGTACGATCATTAAGCTCGACACGATATGTTCCTGGCTTTGATCTATTGACAGAGTATGAAAGTTTGACAGTTTCACCCCGGTCTAACAGCAATTCTTGCGTTTCTATTACTTCATTGTTGATTTTCAGAATTGCCGTGTCTGAATCCCGTATGGTTCCGAAATTTGCAGCTTCAGCTGTAATATTTACCATCTGGCCAGGCTGGACAAGTCTTGGTTCGATTGTCAAATTGGTAAAAACCAATTTTGCTGCCGGGTCAGTTACATCAATATCCTGGGAAGCGTCCTGATAACCTGATTTTGAAACTGATATTGTAAAGGTGCCGGGTTCTTCAGGAATATATGTAATATTACCGTTAGAGGGTGTTGTACCCAGGTCTATATTTCCGAATTTGACCGAAGCACCCCCGATCCCGACACCTTCGGATGTTATTGAAATGGAGATCTCTTCACCTTTATCAATCACAAGAGGAGCACTGATCTCGATGGTTTTAGGCTGGTGAAGGACTTCGATCACCTCACTTACACTTTCATAACCTGATTTTGAAGCATTGACTGTGATTGTGCCAGTTTCTGTTGGGGTA
This genomic interval from Methanosarcinales archaeon contains the following:
- the thiC gene encoding phosphomethylpyrimidine synthase ThiC — translated: MKDTLIESAKKENITSTISKVSEIEGIEPHKLANLIAKGRVVIPKNVLREHISPKAVGECVSTKVNANIGTSREHGNVEEELLKAKTSVLNGADTVMDLSTGKDINSVRRQILKEIDVPIGTVPIYQAASEHSSVLDMTKDDMFNAVRLHVKDGVDFVTIHTGVTLRAIDLLRSDGRILDIVSRGGSFLAAWMIHHGSENPFYSEFDYLLEIVKEYDITLSLGDGMRPGCIADASDRSMFEEVITLGELVKRARNAGVQSMVEGPGHVPLNEIEPAVRTIKNICDGAPLYLLGPLITDIAPGYDHITAAIGGAVAGLAGADFLCMTTPSEHLALPNVEDIREGTVVTKIAAHAVDLIKLGQRRKARELDHEMAIARSNLDWEKQFKMAIDPRKAIQIHSRCKDLDTCSMCGELCSIKIMKDAFNKK
- a CDS encoding NAD-binding protein: MGNSVAKELEERNVGLIFIEKDTSKAETLKEQGFDVEIGDISQPQTIKMLDIPNLEVAFILSSDGEANFQALTNLKKLKPDVYTVARAIDQANKERLEAAGIDSAILLNKATAHFMVQSVERAATLKKTKQLQKVIRELGDKELAIVLHNNPDPDAISGAMALKEIAKSVGVKSEILYHGRIGHQENKAFVNLLGIDMERMDQYNLSRFSKIALFECAIPGVNNLLHPGTKIDIVIDHHPVNVSEVKADYIDIQPNIGASATIMTIYLKELNLEISSELATALLYGIRVDTDEFKKNTTQEDIAAAAFLYPMVNHNILSQIETPSMSTETLDVMGHAIKNRQVIGSYLISNVGLVRDRDALPQAADYLLNLEGITTTIIFGLSEDTIHISGRSKDVRVNIGEVMREAFGEEYGGGHTTAAGGQIPLGVFSGTRDKQTLMKLAEEAVVKKLFTVMGVEEKEE